In Choloepus didactylus isolate mChoDid1 chromosome X, mChoDid1.pri, whole genome shotgun sequence, a genomic segment contains:
- the LOC119522783 gene encoding transcription initiation factor TFIID subunit 13: MADEEEDPTFEEENEEIGGGAEGGQGKRKRLFSKELRCMMYGFGDDQNPYTESVDILEDLVIEFITEMTHKAMSIGRQGRVQVEDIVFLIRKDPRKFARVKDLLTMNEELKRARKAFDEANYGS; encoded by the exons ATGGCAGATGAGGAAGAAGACCCCACA tttgaggaagaaaatgaagaaattggaGGAGGTGCAGAAGGTGGGCAGGGTAAAAGAAAGAGACTTTTTTCTAAAGAATTACGGTGTATGATGTATGGATTTGGAGATGACCAGAATCCTTATACAGAGTCAGTGGATATTCTTGAAGACCTTGTCATAGAGTTCATCACTGAAATGACTCACAAAGCAATGTCAATTGGAAGACAAGGTCGAGTACAAGTTGAAGATATCGTCTTCTTGATTCGAAAGGACCCAAGGAAGTTTGCTAGGGTTAAAGACTTACTTACTATGAATGAAGAATTGAAACGAGCTAGAAAAGCATTTGATGAAGCAAACTACGGATCTTGA